One Synechococcus sp. JA-2-3B'a(2-13) genomic window carries:
- a CDS encoding DUF7219 family protein encodes MTLKVLSPLAAAQFRSRLQQYAYRVGITCALETGGKLAPESAFAQLEALWQTLQQEATALGIPDEDG; translated from the coding sequence ATGACCTTGAAAGTTCTATCTCCCTTGGCTGCTGCTCAATTTCGGTCACGGCTGCAGCAGTATGCCTATCGGGTGGGCATAACCTGTGCTTTAGAAACAGGTGGTAAGCTGGCCCCAGAATCCGCCTTTGCTCAACTGGAAGCCCTCTGGCAAACCTTGCAACAGGAAGCCACTGCCCTTGGGATCCCAGATGAGGATGGCTAA
- the mgtE gene encoding magnesium transporter has translation MRHNVLRDLLTPASLEAAKREANRAPIAELVQQLMEISPRQRVLAFRLLEKDRAIAVFEYLRPEEQADLIRSMESPEVIQLIEALPPDERVRLFEELPAKVTKRLIANLSPEAREAVNILLGYPERSAGRLMNLRYLSVRDTITVGAALASVRDSQLGDDELDVIFVVDDQRFYKGLVRTVRLVKADPDLPIRELIEGSDIFARVTDRDLQAARLLKDSGLPAIPVVDTEGRLVGDITFEDVINLVEEEATDAALAQAGVGNLLSRDKVWSERLVKGSRWYAVRLRITFLIITLIGGMVVGGVIQTFEEVLQAVTAAAIFIPLVMDMGGNVGTQSTTIFARGLAWGHINVRQFLPYLLREASIGGIIGAILGATAGVIAYFWQGAPNGIPQLGLAVGLALAIVLTLGAILGAILPWVMLKLGFDHAPGADPFITTIKDFTGLWVYFTLVAWLVGVEVEL, from the coding sequence ATGCGGCACAACGTTCTTCGCGATCTCCTAACCCCTGCTTCCTTGGAAGCCGCCAAGCGAGAGGCCAACCGCGCTCCCATTGCCGAGCTGGTGCAGCAGTTGATGGAGATTTCACCTCGGCAGCGGGTACTGGCTTTTCGCTTGCTGGAAAAAGACAGAGCCATTGCAGTGTTTGAGTATCTGCGGCCCGAAGAGCAGGCCGATCTCATTCGCAGCATGGAAAGCCCAGAAGTGATCCAGCTCATAGAAGCTCTGCCACCTGATGAGCGGGTACGTCTGTTTGAGGAGTTGCCGGCCAAAGTAACCAAGCGCCTCATTGCCAACCTCAGCCCAGAAGCTCGGGAAGCAGTGAATATCTTGCTGGGTTATCCAGAGCGCAGTGCCGGTCGGCTGATGAACCTGCGCTACTTGTCGGTACGGGATACCATCACCGTCGGGGCTGCTCTGGCCAGCGTGCGGGACTCTCAACTGGGAGACGATGAGCTGGATGTGATTTTTGTGGTGGACGATCAGCGGTTCTACAAAGGTTTGGTTCGCACCGTGCGCCTCGTGAAAGCAGATCCGGATTTGCCCATTCGGGAGCTGATTGAGGGATCGGATATTTTTGCTCGGGTTACCGACCGGGATCTCCAGGCAGCCCGTTTGCTCAAAGATTCCGGCTTGCCGGCCATTCCGGTGGTGGATACGGAAGGGCGCTTGGTGGGTGACATCACTTTTGAAGATGTGATCAATTTGGTGGAAGAAGAGGCTACGGATGCTGCTCTGGCCCAAGCAGGGGTGGGCAACTTGCTCAGCCGAGACAAGGTTTGGAGCGAGCGCCTGGTTAAAGGCTCCCGTTGGTATGCCGTCCGCCTGCGCATCACGTTTTTAATCATCACCTTGATTGGCGGCATGGTGGTGGGGGGAGTGATCCAAACCTTTGAGGAAGTGTTGCAAGCAGTGACGGCAGCGGCTATTTTCATCCCCTTGGTCATGGATATGGGCGGTAATGTCGGCACCCAATCTACGACCATCTTTGCCCGTGGCTTGGCTTGGGGCCACATCAACGTGCGGCAGTTTCTCCCCTATTTGCTGCGGGAAGCCAGCATTGGTGGCATTATCGGTGCGATCCTGGGGGCCACGGCTGGGGTGATTGCCTACTTCTGGCAGGGGGCACCGAATGGGATCCCACAATTGGGTCTAGCGGTGGGCTTGGCTCTGGCCATTGTCCTCACTTTGGGGGCTATCTTGGGCGCCATTTTGCCCTGGGTGATGTTAAAGCTGGGCTTTGACCACGCTCCGGGAGCGGATCCTTTTATCACCACCATTAAAGACTTCACCGGCCTCTGGGTGTATTTCACCCTGGTGGCTTGGCTAGTCGGGGTTGAAGTGGAGCTCTAG
- a CDS encoding MgtC/SapB family protein: MTWIDFTLRLAVAFVLGSLIGLERQWRQRMAGLRTNTLVATGAALFVMLSVLTPDESSPTRIAAQVVSGIGFLAGGVILKEGASVRGLNTAATIWCAAAVGAFAGSGYIPQAAIGAAAVLISNVVLRPLGYRINQQPLKGTELELVYECSFICKSQAEAHIRALLLQGIAPTHLKLRALYSEDLEDKPNLVKVEAELVTQTRDDQALELVVSRLSLEPGVITARWRIIEQEFG, encoded by the coding sequence ATGACCTGGATTGACTTCACCTTGCGTTTGGCCGTTGCCTTTGTCCTGGGATCCCTCATTGGCCTGGAGCGACAGTGGCGGCAGCGCATGGCCGGCTTGCGCACCAATACCCTGGTGGCCACGGGTGCAGCTTTGTTTGTCATGCTCTCGGTTCTCACCCCTGATGAAAGCAGCCCGACCCGTATTGCGGCCCAAGTGGTATCGGGGATTGGCTTTTTGGCCGGGGGCGTGATTCTTAAGGAAGGAGCCAGCGTCCGTGGCCTGAACACTGCCGCCACCATCTGGTGTGCAGCCGCGGTGGGAGCCTTTGCCGGATCGGGGTACATTCCCCAAGCTGCCATTGGGGCCGCAGCTGTGTTGATCTCCAACGTTGTGCTGCGTCCACTGGGCTACCGCATCAACCAGCAGCCTTTGAAAGGCACAGAACTGGAACTGGTCTATGAGTGTTCGTTCATCTGCAAAAGCCAAGCAGAGGCCCACATCCGCGCCTTGCTCCTGCAGGGTATAGCTCCCACCCATCTCAAACTGCGTGCCCTCTACAGCGAAGACCTGGAGGACAAGCCCAATCTGGTCAAAGTCGAAGCAGAGCTAGTCACCCAGACCCGCGACGACCAAGCCCTGGAACTTGTCGTCAGCCGCCTCAGCCTAGAGCCAGGCGTGATCACTGCCCGATGGCGGATCATCGAACAGGAATTTGGGTAA
- the wecB gene encoding non-hydrolyzing UDP-N-acetylglucosamine 2-epimerase — translation MASLPLVAVILGTRPEAIKLAPVIQALRASPHLRTELILTGQHREMVDQVMRLFGLQADRDLAIMRPRQSLTDITEATLRGLELYFQEQHPQLVLVQGDTTTAFAAALAAFYHRIPVGHVEAGLRTDDLYNPFPEEANRRLISQLASLHFAPTPQAVDNLKRSHVVGSIHCTGNTVIDALLQVASQGIPCPIPGLDWQRYRVLLVTLHRRENWGDPLTAIGKALLQILAEFPDTALLLPLHPNPLVRDPLQALLGSHERAFLTEPLDYPLWVSAMQRCTLILSDSGGIQEEAPALGKPVLVLRQTTERPEAIAAGTARLVGTHPEKILKAARELLTDPQAYARMAQAQNPFGDGTAARQIRHIIERWFNPQSPREEQS, via the coding sequence ATGGCCTCTCTTCCCCTCGTTGCCGTGATCTTGGGCACACGGCCCGAAGCCATTAAGCTGGCCCCGGTGATCCAAGCTCTGCGTGCCAGTCCCCATCTGCGCACCGAGCTGATCTTGACCGGACAACACCGGGAAATGGTGGATCAGGTGATGCGGCTATTCGGTCTGCAAGCGGATCGGGATCTGGCGATCATGCGCCCCCGCCAAAGCTTGACAGACATCACCGAAGCCACCTTGCGGGGCCTGGAACTCTACTTTCAAGAGCAACATCCTCAACTGGTTTTGGTGCAGGGAGATACCACCACCGCCTTTGCGGCTGCCTTGGCAGCTTTCTACCACCGCATCCCGGTTGGGCATGTGGAAGCCGGACTGCGCACCGATGATCTCTACAATCCTTTCCCCGAAGAGGCCAATCGCCGCCTGATCTCCCAGTTGGCCAGCCTGCACTTTGCCCCTACCCCCCAAGCCGTTGACAACCTGAAGCGAAGCCACGTGGTGGGATCCATCCATTGCACCGGCAACACTGTCATCGACGCCCTACTGCAGGTGGCCTCCCAAGGGATCCCCTGCCCCATTCCCGGGCTGGACTGGCAGCGCTACCGTGTCCTGCTGGTTACCTTGCACCGACGCGAAAATTGGGGGGATCCCCTAACCGCCATCGGCAAGGCTCTGCTGCAGATCTTGGCCGAGTTTCCCGATACCGCCCTTCTTTTGCCCCTCCATCCCAACCCCTTGGTGCGGGATCCCCTGCAAGCCCTGTTGGGATCCCATGAGCGGGCTTTTCTCACTGAGCCTCTGGACTATCCCCTCTGGGTGAGCGCCATGCAGCGCTGTACCCTCATCCTCAGCGACTCCGGCGGCATTCAAGAAGAGGCCCCTGCCCTGGGCAAACCGGTGCTGGTGCTGCGGCAGACCACCGAACGTCCTGAAGCGATTGCTGCCGGCACCGCCCGCCTGGTAGGCACACACCCCGAAAAGATCCTGAAGGCAGCCCGAGAATTGCTCACAGACCCACAAGCCTATGCCCGCATGGCCCAAGCCCAAAACCCCTTTGGCGATGGCACTGCCGCCCGGCAAATTCGCCACATCATCGAGCGGTGGTTTAACCCGCAAAGCCCTCGAGAAGAACAAAGTTAA
- a CDS encoding ureidoglycolate lyase → MSTTATATTVVRVPIVDATPENVQPFGQLIGDDVANPGLGIPFYQGRVLEGQNIDFQYTGRAVIRTAKILPGYPPVLWLERHMRMTQLFVGLGQEPFIMVMAPPNHPKAAPDLDKVQALRFPAGHGLLLHLGTWHDFPIACERPVVVLTANSEEVVEALASMEDAHEMNQGDVFKISLPQRLKAEIHLELV, encoded by the coding sequence ATGAGCACGACTGCAACTGCCACCACCGTTGTCCGGGTGCCGATTGTGGATGCCACCCCAGAAAATGTGCAACCCTTCGGCCAACTTATAGGGGACGATGTGGCCAATCCTGGGCTGGGGATCCCCTTTTATCAGGGGCGTGTCCTGGAAGGACAGAACATCGACTTTCAATACACCGGCAGAGCCGTTATCCGTACGGCTAAGATCCTGCCCGGATATCCACCTGTGCTCTGGCTGGAGCGCCACATGCGTATGACCCAGTTGTTTGTCGGCCTGGGGCAAGAGCCGTTCATCATGGTGATGGCTCCTCCCAACCATCCCAAAGCAGCTCCCGATCTCGACAAAGTACAAGCCCTGCGATTCCCTGCCGGGCATGGGCTGCTGCTGCACCTCGGCACGTGGCACGATTTCCCCATTGCCTGCGAGCGCCCCGTTGTGGTGCTAACCGCCAACTCCGAAGAAGTGGTGGAAGCCCTGGCCAGCATGGAAGATGCCCACGAAATGAATCAGGGAGATGTATTCAAAATTTCCCTCCCCCAACGGCTAAAAGCGGAGATCCACCTAGAGCTGGTGTAA